CGAGAGCCGTTGTTGAGGCCACTTTCTTGGGCTCGTAGCCGAGCATTATGAGGGCCGGGCTTATTATCCCTCCCCCGCCCACTCCAAGGAGACCGCCGAGGAAGCCCGCTATCCCGCCGATTATCGAGCCTTCAACGATGTGGTTCCCGTCCTTCGGCCTCCGCCTCGGCTTGAAGAAAATCATCATCGTCCCGGAGTAGAGCAGGAAGCCCAGGAAGACCCAGAGGACGTAGACTTTGGGGATGAACTTACCGGCGTAGGCACCAACCGGAGCCATAGCGGTGGCAACGAGAAGAATCGGTAGGCCAAAGCGGTGGTCGAGCTTGCCGTGTTTGAGGTTCTTGAGCGTCGCGGAGAGCATCGAGAGCGTGTTTATGAAGAGACCAGTCGGCTTGGCGGTCATCAGGGGCACACCTAACCACGTCATCGTTGGAACTATCGCTATCGCACTCCCGACGCCCCCAATTGAAAAGACGATACTGAGGATGAGGGATATCAGCGCTAGTTCTGGATAGTTCATTAGGTTCGCCTCATTTTGTTGTACTTGTCGAATGAAGGGGAAGTCACTTAAAAAGATTTTGATACATCAGACGAATCCGACACAAAGGGAGAAATCGTGGCTGGAAGGAAACACGCGGGCAGAAAGAGGAAAATCAGTCAGACCTGATGCAGTCGCTCTCCTGCTCCTCAAGCTTTATTATCCTCTCGAGGACGCACTCCAGGGTGGAAAGGTCGTTAAGTATGCCCTCGAACCTCGTCCTGGCCTCCTCGGACTCGGCCTTCTCAGCGAGGCGGCCGATTATCTCCTTGAGCGGTCTGACCTCGCGCTCGAGGATGTCCTTGGGCTGCTGGAGGAACTTCTCGAGGAAGGCCGGGACGGCGGAGAAATACTTTGTCTTTCCCTCTTTTCTGTAGGTCACGAGATAATCGCGCGTGAGTCTGGAGAGGGAAACGGAGACAGAAGACCTGCTCAGGTGCGTGGCCTCGGCGAGTTCGGATATCGTGAGGGGCCTCTCACTTAGAAGGAGATGGGCGTATATCTTGCCATCGGTGTGGCTGTAGCCCCACCTGCCCAGGAGCTGGGCAACGATTTCAACGAACCTTCTGGACTCCCTTTTCGAGACCGCCATCAATCCCTCACCCAGAGCACGCCTTAAAAGCCAAAAGGAAAAGAGGCTTAAAAAGGTTTTGAGTTCACGCCGTTAAGGCCCTTGAGAACGCCGTGGAGCTGGGAATACAACCCCAGGACGTGGTTTAAAAGGAAAATGGAAGCTCAGTAGAACTTCCCGAAGTTATGCTGCGGAATCGGGCACTGGACGATACGCCTCGCCCACAGGCAGTCGGCACAGCTCGGCTCGTTGCCCCAGCAGTCTATATCGCTCGTCTTGACGAAGTCGCAGGCGTCAACAAGGGGACAATCGGTGCATGAAGGGTACATGTAGTTCTTCATCGTGAAGCGGAACCACGTGTACTTCTCGCTCGTCCATATCTCCGCGAGGCTTTTCTCCCGCACGTTCCCAAAGGAGTAGGCGTTCACCTTCTTCTTCCTGCCGAAGATGTACTCGTAATAGCTGTGCAGGAAGCGGTAGCAGGGGGCAACTTCTCCATCCCAGCGCACAACGGCCACGTTGTTCTCGTCGAAGTCGCAGCTCCTTTCAGTCTTCAGCTCGAAGTAGGGGAGTTTTATGTAGAGGCCGTTGTGGGCTATTCTGTAGAGTTCCTCGAGGATTGGCTTCATATCCACGCTGCCGTCGTAAATGATGTCCTCCATCTGCTCTCCTGTCATGGGGAGGAGGTTCGAGACGAGCATGGAATCAACGCCGAGGTCGAGCAGGAAGCGCGCCATTTCGGGGAGCTGTTTGTAGTTCTCCTTCGTAACGACCACTTCAACGCCAACGCTCGGCCTGTGAGTGCCGTACTCATCGCGGTATTTAACGAGCCTCTTTATCCTGTCGGCGGTCGCAGCCGCGGCGAGGTGTCCTAGGGTTATAGCGTTTTGAGCCGTTGGGACTGTGTCCATGGAGAAATATATCAGATCAACGCCAAGCTTTGCGAACTCGCGGAGCATGTCGTCAGTCATGAGGGTTCCGTTGCTGCTCATTCCGAGGGCGAAGCCCCTCTTCTTAACCTCCCTCACCATGTCCATGAAGCGCGGGTGAACGGTCGGCTCTCCGATACCGCCAAAGTAAATCATCTTAAGCTCTGGGAACTCCTCCGCGTCGTCGAGGATCTTAAGAAATAGCTCCCAATCCATGTCTCCCTCTTCGTCTTCCCAGTACTGCTTGAAGCACATCTCGCACTTTAGGTTACAGCGGCTCGTTATCTCGATGTAGAGGTACTTCATGTCGAGCTTCGGCCTGACTATAACCTTTCCATCCCAGAGGGAGAAGGTGTACTCCTTGTCGGTCAATTCAACCGCCCCCTGCCGGCGGGAATATGCTAACGGTATCTTCATCCGAGAGGGGCGTATCAAGGCCCTGGAGATGCTCGATGTTCTTTCCGTTCACCAGGATTATGCGCCCCTTCTCAAGCTCCTTTTTAAAGCCGGGGAACATTCGATCCAGCTCTTCCAAAAGCTCGCCAACTGTTTTCGGGCCGCTTATTTCCAGCTTTCTCTTCCCAGTGAACTCAATGAGGGTCGCGAAGAGCTTAACCAGCACGAAGATCACCTTAACTCAGGTTCTTTTCGAAGGAACATAAAAGAGTTGCTGGACAAAAATGGGAAGAAGAATCAGAGGAACTCCGCTATGCCGAGCTCTTCCGCTTTCTCCTTCGGAACCCTTCCGTCCTCGGTCCAGCCGCGGAGAGCGTAGTAGCGCGGGAGCATCTCCTTCAGGCGGACAACGTGGCCCTTGTTCGGCCCCTCGGGCATCGGCTCTTCCAAGAAGCGCTTCGGCAGGTTGTCGTCCCTCTCCGGAACGAGTCCGGCCTTGAGGTTGAAAATCCTCTCGGCGTTCCAGATGCGCTCTCCAATCTTGAGGTAGTCCTCGGTTGAGAAGTCCCAGCCTAACGCGGCATTCAGCATGTCACGGTAGTCGTCCGCTCCAAGGCCGAAGGTCGTGAAGACACACAGTCCAGCGGCGTCGATGAGGGCCGTCAAATCCTGGAAGATTATGAGCATCTTCACCTTCTCATCGCTTATGTCGTGCGGGTCCATCTTATAGGGATACCCCAGAATCTCTGGGCTTATCATGTAGTTCTTGATGTGGCAACCGCCGCGGTTGTTGGTTGCGTAACCGAGGCCGTGTCCCTCGGCTCCACGAGGGTCATATGCCGGAAGCTCAAGCTTCTTGACGCTCATGGAGTACTCCGGGTGGCCGTAGCTCTCGGCGAGGCGGTAGCCACCCTCCGCGAGCTTGTCACCAAAGCCCTTCCTGTAGGCTATCTTCTCTATGTAGTAGTGCAGAACCTCCGTGTTCCCCCACCTGAACGGCGGCGCATCGCCGAGCTCCTCGTCCGTTATGTGGCCCTTCTCGTAGAGCTCCATGGCTGTGGCGAGCGTTCCACCGGTCGAGATGGTGTCGAGACCGAACTCGTCGCACTGGTGGTTGGCCTCGATTATGCTGGCTAAATCGTTTATGCCTAGGTTGGCTCCAAAGGTCCAGGTGCTCTCGTACTCTGGCCCCTCAGTTACTCCAACGGTCGGGAGCTTGTTGACCCTTCCACAGCCTATCGGACAGGCGTAGCACGGCTGGTTCCTTATGAGGTACTTGGCAGTCATCGCCTCACCACTCTGCTCGTAGGCGTGCTCAAAGACGCCCTTCTGGAAGTTCCTCGTTGGATAGAGACCGTTCTCATTGATTATGTTGACCAGAACTGCTGTACCGTACTTTGGAAGTCCACCGCCGGCGACAGGGTCGTTCTTGATCTTGTTTATCTTCTCCCTGACGGTGAGCATGAACTTCTGCTTGTCCGCTATCGGGACGCGCTTGCTTCCCTCAACGGCTATTGCCTTGAGGTTCTTGCTGCCCATGACTGCTCCAACTCCGGCCCTTCCAGCTGCCCTGTGGCCGTCGTTCATAATGGCGGCAAACTTAACGAGGTTCTCACCTGCCGGCCCGATCAGTGCTATCCTCACCTTCTTGCTCCCTATCTCCTTTCTGATGGCCTCTTCTGTCTCGCTCACGACCTTGCCCCAGAGGTGACTCGCATCGCGGATCTCAACGTTATCGTCGTTTATGTAGATGTACACCGGCTTTTCGGCCTTGCCCTCAACGATTATGCCGTCCCAGCCGGCAAACTTCAACTCGGCACCAAAGTAGCCACCCGAGTTTGCCATGGTTATAAAGCCCGTCAGCGGGCTCTTCGTGACGACGTTGTATCTTCCACCAGTTGGAGCGCTCGTACCGCTCAGCGGGCCCGGTGTAATGATCAGTTTGTTCTCAGGGCTGAGAGGGTCGACCTTTGGGTCCATCTCCTTTAGGAGGAAGTATATGGCCAGGCCCCTGCTTCCGAGCCACTTCTTGGCGAGTTCTTCGCCATACTCCTCAACCTTTACCTCCCCCGTGGAGAGGTTTACACGCAGAAATCTACCCCAGTTGCCGTACATAGGCATCGCCAAAAATAGGATGGACATTAATGCCTATAAATCTTAGTGAAAATAAAGAGAGTTGCGAACTGCCAACTGTTAAACGGAAGTGTTGATAAAGAAAAGGAGAGATTAGAAGTATGAAAATCTCCTCATCAATATCTGTGAGCAAACTCGGAAGGGCAGGAAGCGTTATGAAACCAAAGGTTGCAAACTCCACTGTTTTTAAAGAAGAGCCCTCTACTATCTCAGGAGGGGTCGAAAATGCACGAGTGGGCCTTAGCAGATGCCATAGTTAGGACAGTTCTCGATTACGCTAACAGAGAGGGAGCGGAGCGCGTCAAGGCCGTCAAGGTCGTTCTCGGCGAACTGCAGGACGTCGCGGAAGACATAGTGAAGTTCGCCATGGAACAGCTCTTTGCGGGCACCATAGCTGAAGGCGCGGAGATAATCTTTGAAGAGGAGGAAGCGGTTTTCAGGTGCAGGAACTGCGGCCATGAGTGGAAGCTCAAGGAAGTGAAGGACAAGTTTGACGAGCGCATTAAGGAGGACATTCACTTCATCCCTGAGGTGGTTCACGCCTTTATGGCCTGTCCAAAGTGCGGGAGCCACGACTTTGAGGTGGTCCAGGGCAGGGGCGTTTACGTCGCGGGAATAATGATAGAGAAGGGGGGAGAAGAATGATTGCCGGAATAGACCCGCGCGAGATAGCTATAAGCGCGAGGCTTGAGAATGTCAAGAGGATCATTCCGGTCGTCAGCGGGAAGGGCGGAGTAGGAAAGTCGCTGGTTTCTACAACGCTGGCTTTAGCTTTGGCCGAGAAAGGCCACAAGGTAGGCCTCCTCGACCTCGACTTCCACGGGGCGAGCGACCACGTCATCCTCGGCTTCGAGCCAAAGGAGTTCCCGGAAGAAGACAGGGGAGTCATCCCCCACACGGTTCACGGAATCAAGTTCATGACGATAGCCTACTACACCGAGGACAGGCCGACACCGCTCCGCGGGAAGGAGATAAGCGACGCTCTAATCGAGCTGCTCACCATAACCCGGTGGGACGAGCTGGACTACCTTGTCATTGACATGCCGCCCGGCCTCGGTGACCAGCTCCTCGATGTGCTCCGCTTCCTCAAGAGGGGCGAATTCCTGGTCGTGGCAACGCCTTCAAAGCTCGCCCTCAACGTGGTCAGAAAGCTCGTCCAGCTCCTCCTTGAGGAGAAGCACAGGGTTATCGGAATAGTTGAAAACATGAAACTCGACGAGGAAAAGGACGTCGAGGCCTTAGCAAAGGAGTTCGGAATTCCCTACTTGGCAGGGATACCATTCTACCCAGACCTCGACGCTAAAATAGGAAAAGTTGACGAGCTGATGAAGACCGAGTTCGCGGAGAGGATAAGGGAGATCGCTGAGAAGCTCTGAGCGAAAGGGTTTTCTCCAGTTTTTCAAATTTGTTTAGGGGTCGGGAATGAAGGAAAAAGAACTCATCAAGAAAACGGTTGTCGAGGTCTGTAGGGAACTCGGGATAGAGCTGGGGGAAGTCATCCTCTTCGGCTCCCGCGCGAGAGGGGATTTTAGAAAGGACAGCGACTGGGACATCCTACTCGTCACCGAGAGGGAACTTAGCTGGAGGGAGCGCCTCCGCCTCAGTGGGGAGATTAGAAAGAGGCTCGCGAAGAAGGGAATGCCCATCGACGTCCTCATAATATCCAGGGAGAAACTTGAGAGGCTAAAAAACGATCCCGGCTACGTTTACAGCTACGCCCTCTCGGAGGGAATTAGGGTATGAGTTACGAGCGATGGATAAGCAAAGGCGAGGACGACATAAGGCTCGCTGAACTGGCCCTTGAGAACGGAATCTATGATTATGCCGCATTCCACGCCCAGCAGGCAGTTGAGAAGTTCCTGAAGGCTTTTCTTGTGAAGGCAGGCAAACCCGTTCCCAGAACTCACGACATCGCTTATCTAATTGAATTGTGTAAAGAGGTAGATCCATCTTTTGAAAGGCTCTACGACATGAACGCCCACTACCTCTCGGATTTTGCCGTTGAAGTTAGATATCCGGGCTACTATACTGTTCCTAAGGAGATTGCCGCTGAGGCTATAGAAACGGCAAAGAAAGTTCTGGAGTTTGTGCTGGATAAAATTTGAGGTGTCTCCTATGAATGCCCTCGAAGAAATCTTTGCGGGGAAGAAAAGGATAGTGATCTGCGGCATCGGCAACGACATCCGCGGGGATGACGCCTTTGGAGTTCTCGTCGCAGAGAGGCTTAAAGAGCTCCTCGACAGCCCGAACGTCCTCGTTCTGAACTGTGGTGAGGTCCCGGAGAGCTACGTGGGAAAAATAACTTCCTTTAAACCGGACTTAGTCGTCTTTGTGGACGCGGTTGACTTCGAAGGGGAGCACGGGGAGCTGATCATCACCGACCCCGAAGGAACGGTGGGGGAAGCCGTCTCGACGCACAGCCTGCCGCTGAGGGTGTTCGTGAAATATCTGA
The sequence above is drawn from the Thermococcus pacificus genome and encodes:
- a CDS encoding sulfite exporter TauE/SafE family protein; protein product: MNYPELALISLILSIVFSIGGVGSAIAIVPTMTWLGVPLMTAKPTGLFINTLSMLSATLKNLKHGKLDHRFGLPILLVATAMAPVGAYAGKFIPKVYVLWVFLGFLLYSGTMMIFFKPRRRPKDGNHIVEGSIIGGIAGFLGGLLGVGGGGIISPALIMLGYEPKKVASTTALVVFFSSLSGFLTYWGMGALDWMLLLWVSIPAIAGGWIGTHLMHFKMSSDDVKKVIGVIIYLIALKTLANVL
- a CDS encoding helix-turn-helix domain-containing protein; this translates as MAVSKRESRRFVEIVAQLLGRWGYSHTDGKIYAHLLLSERPLTISELAEATHLSRSSVSVSLSRLTRDYLVTYRKEGKTKYFSAVPAFLEKFLQQPKDILEREVRPLKEIIGRLAEKAESEEARTRFEGILNDLSTLECVLERIIKLEEQESDCIRSD
- a CDS encoding tungsten cofactor oxidoreductase radical SAM maturase codes for the protein MKIPLAYSRRQGAVELTDKEYTFSLWDGKVIVRPKLDMKYLYIEITSRCNLKCEMCFKQYWEDEEGDMDWELFLKILDDAEEFPELKMIYFGGIGEPTVHPRFMDMVREVKKRGFALGMSSNGTLMTDDMLREFAKLGVDLIYFSMDTVPTAQNAITLGHLAAAATADRIKRLVKYRDEYGTHRPSVGVEVVVTKENYKQLPEMARFLLDLGVDSMLVSNLLPMTGEQMEDIIYDGSVDMKPILEELYRIAHNGLYIKLPYFELKTERSCDFDENNVAVVRWDGEVAPCYRFLHSYYEYIFGRKKKVNAYSFGNVREKSLAEIWTSEKYTWFRFTMKNYMYPSCTDCPLVDACDFVKTSDIDCWGNEPSCADCLWARRIVQCPIPQHNFGKFY
- a CDS encoding MoaD/ThiS family protein — protein: MLVKLFATLIEFTGKRKLEISGPKTVGELLEELDRMFPGFKKELEKGRIILVNGKNIEHLQGLDTPLSDEDTVSIFPPAGGG
- the aor gene encoding aldehyde ferredoxin oxidoreductase, which translates into the protein MYGNWGRFLRVNLSTGEVKVEEYGEELAKKWLGSRGLAIYFLLKEMDPKVDPLSPENKLIITPGPLSGTSAPTGGRYNVVTKSPLTGFITMANSGGYFGAELKFAGWDGIIVEGKAEKPVYIYINDDNVEIRDASHLWGKVVSETEEAIRKEIGSKKVRIALIGPAGENLVKFAAIMNDGHRAAGRAGVGAVMGSKNLKAIAVEGSKRVPIADKQKFMLTVREKINKIKNDPVAGGGLPKYGTAVLVNIINENGLYPTRNFQKGVFEHAYEQSGEAMTAKYLIRNQPCYACPIGCGRVNKLPTVGVTEGPEYESTWTFGANLGINDLASIIEANHQCDEFGLDTISTGGTLATAMELYEKGHITDEELGDAPPFRWGNTEVLHYYIEKIAYRKGFGDKLAEGGYRLAESYGHPEYSMSVKKLELPAYDPRGAEGHGLGYATNNRGGCHIKNYMISPEILGYPYKMDPHDISDEKVKMLIIFQDLTALIDAAGLCVFTTFGLGADDYRDMLNAALGWDFSTEDYLKIGERIWNAERIFNLKAGLVPERDDNLPKRFLEEPMPEGPNKGHVVRLKEMLPRYYALRGWTEDGRVPKEKAEELGIAEFL
- the hypA gene encoding hydrogenase nickel incorporation protein HypA, translating into MHEWALADAIVRTVLDYANREGAERVKAVKVVLGELQDVAEDIVKFAMEQLFAGTIAEGAEIIFEEEEAVFRCRNCGHEWKLKEVKDKFDERIKEDIHFIPEVVHAFMACPKCGSHDFEVVQGRGVYVAGIMIEKGGEE
- a CDS encoding Mrp/NBP35 family ATP-binding protein, which gives rise to MIAGIDPREIAISARLENVKRIIPVVSGKGGVGKSLVSTTLALALAEKGHKVGLLDLDFHGASDHVILGFEPKEFPEEDRGVIPHTVHGIKFMTIAYYTEDRPTPLRGKEISDALIELLTITRWDELDYLVIDMPPGLGDQLLDVLRFLKRGEFLVVATPSKLALNVVRKLVQLLLEEKHRVIGIVENMKLDEEKDVEALAKEFGIPYLAGIPFYPDLDAKIGKVDELMKTEFAERIREIAEKL
- a CDS encoding nucleotidyltransferase domain-containing protein — its product is MKEKELIKKTVVEVCRELGIELGEVILFGSRARGDFRKDSDWDILLVTERELSWRERLRLSGEIRKRLAKKGMPIDVLIISREKLERLKNDPGYVYSYALSEGIRV
- a CDS encoding HEPN domain-containing protein, with the translated sequence MSYERWISKGEDDIRLAELALENGIYDYAAFHAQQAVEKFLKAFLVKAGKPVPRTHDIAYLIELCKEVDPSFERLYDMNAHYLSDFAVEVRYPGYYTVPKEIAAEAIETAKKVLEFVLDKI
- a CDS encoding hydrogenase 3 maturation endopeptidase HyCI gives rise to the protein MNALEEIFAGKKRIVICGIGNDIRGDDAFGVLVAERLKELLDSPNVLVLNCGEVPESYVGKITSFKPDLVVFVDAVDFEGEHGELIITDPEGTVGEAVSTHSLPLRVFVKYLKTQIKADFVLMGCQPASTGLFEEPSELIKEMAERLAELLAGILRGDGYD